GACTATCATCGCTATCACCGCCTGCTGAGCGAGGCGGATGACGACGGCAAGCGGCTCGCCCTGATCGACCTTCTGATCGAGGAAAAGGCGCGAGACCGGCTGGCCGCCCAGCGGGCGTCGGACCGCGCGGCCATGACGGCCCATACCATCGCCACGGTGCTGAAGAACGGCCGCGACTGACGCTTGCGATCCGCCCCGCGGCGCCCGAAAACGGGATCCAATTCGGATTTCGTTAAGGATGCCTCGCAATCCGACGTCAAGTTTTTTGCGCTAGGGTTCCCTCTCACCTGATGCAATTCAGGGTCAACAAGGGGGCAATGAACATGAGCATGATTTCGATCGCCGCGATGCCGGCCGTCGTCGAAGCGCGTTTCGCCGATTCGTCCTTCAAGACCATTCTGCTGTACTGCTGCACGGGCCTGGTCGCCTCGTTCGGCCTGATGGCGTACGGCATCGACCTCGGCGCCGGCCTGATTTGAGACCGCGGCAAGACCCGTCGCCAAATGGCCGCCCCTGACGGGCGGCCATTTTCGTTATGGCTCAGCTGGGCGTTTGGACCGGTGCTCCCGGAAACATCGCATCGATCATCGCCTTGAGCTGATCCATTGCAATCGGTTTGCGCAGGATCGGCCGGCGCCGGAGCAAGGACGGCAGCAACTCCGGACCATAACCGGTGGCGAACAGAAACGGCTTTCCGCGACGTTCGATCAAATCGGCGACGGGATCGACATAGACACCCATGAGATTGATGTCGAGTATGGCCAGATCGTATTGCGCGGTCATGGCGAACGCGCTGGCGTCGCGGACATTGTCCGCCTCCGCAACGACATGGTGGCCGAGTTCCATCACCATGTCGGCCATCATCATCCGGATCAACGCCTCGTCTTCGACCAGGAAAACGGAGAGCTTGTCCGCCATAGATCAACCCCGCAATCTGCTTGCGAAGATAATCATACCTCAATTTCGGAAGGGATTCACGAATTCGTGGCGGGCGCCGTTAATGCACGCGTGCCCGATCCGATCAACGCGATCAATCCAATCCCCGCTCGTGGCTCAGCCGCACCATCTCCTGGATGAAGACCTGCTTCTGCTTGTCATCGAGGCTCGAAAAGAGCGGTTCGGCGGCGTCGGCGACATTGCGCTGATCGGCGGCGCGATCGATCAGGAACTGCGCCTCGTTGCGCATCTGCTCGATGATGTCGTCGGGCGGATCCCGCTTGGCGCGCGCAACCCGCAAGTTGAGCCGCTCTGCACCATTATGCCCAAGGTAGTGCATTGCGCTCGAGAAGCCGTACCAGTGCTTCTCCTGCTCGGCCGTGAGGTTCAGCTGGGTCTTGATCCGCTCGATGTAGGAATCGCTGTTGGCGACGATCTGTTCCGCGCTCTGCTGCGGCGCGCCGGGCTGGGTGAGGACCGTGACGTCCTTATTGTCCTTGCCTTGATTAGGTGCGTTCTTGGCCTCCTTGCTCGCCTTGGCGCCCTTGCCCGCTTTGGCGCCCTTTGCATCCTTGTCCTTCGCATCCTTCTCCTTGGCCGCGCCCTGCTGCTTGGCATCCTTGCTGCCATCCTTGGCGGCCGGGGCCTGATTGCCATTGTTGCCGACGCCGAGCACGCCGGTGAAGACGCCGACCACGCCGCCGATTGCACCGCCGAGCACGCCACCGACCGGACCTGCCGCCTTGTTTCCGGCCGCCGCGCCGTCCTGAACGCCTTTGACCAAGCCTTGCGCATGGGCCACCGCGGCCGCACCGAGCAGCAGCGTAAGCACGGCCCCCAGCGCGAGCCATCGCCGCAAGTGAAGCCGCGCTGACGGCGCCGGGTTGATCATTCTGGTCTCCATCGTCGATCTGACTGGCCTGTTGGGGCGAGGTCACCCGCCAACTGCAACTCTATCGTTTCGGCCGCTTCGCGGTCCAGACGCGGCCGAACGCTGTCCACGCCCGAAAACTCTTTCGCGCGAAGCGGTTATGCAGGCTTATTCGAAACTGCGGCGTAATTGCGCACGGATCGTACCAGGCCGGCCCATGCGACGTGTGCGTCGCAATAAACCAGCGATCGCAACTGACGAGCGGCACGGCGCTCCCGCGATCGAGCACACAACGTTAGTTCTATGCGTGAGCCCGTTCGGCTTTCTCGACAGACGCGATCAATCATGATCTGATCGCGCTACCAAATTGCTGCGGCCTGCGTGAATTGTTCACCAGGGCCGAAGGCGTCAACAAGAAAATCCAACAACAAGAAACTGGAAAAGAAGTCTCAGAGGAAACTCCAACAACAAACACCCAGGCGAGGAAACGAGATGTCACGCAAGAAACTGACGCGACGTCAATTTGTGGCTGCCACTGCAATGTCCTCCGCGGCGCTGATCTCAGCGCCCTACGTCCGCGGCGCCAATGCCGCCGGCAAGCTCTCGATCGGCTTCTGGGACCATTGGGTGCCAGGCGCCAACAAGGCCTCGACCGATCTGGTCAATGAATGGGCCGCCAAGGAGAAGGTCGAAGTCTCCATCGACTACATCCCAAGCCAAGGCAACAAGAACCTGCTGACCATCGCGGCCGAATCGCAGGCAAAGTCGGGTCACGATATTTTCGCAATGCCGACGTGGTGGGCCCATTCCAATGCCGAACAGTTGGAAGACGTCGCCGACATCATGGGACCGATCGTCGCGGAAAACGGCGAGGTGAACGGCACGGTCAAATATCTTGGCATGTCCGGGAACAAATGGCTCGGCGTTCCCGCATGCGTCGGCAGCCAGATCAAAGGCCCCTGCTCCCGCATCGATCTGATGAAGAAGCACGCCGGCATCGACGTGCAGGCGATGTATCCGGCCGGCTCTGAACCAAAAGCCGACGACTGGACGCTCGAGACATTCCTGAAAGCCGCCGAAGCCTGTCACAAGGCCGGCGTTCCCTTCGGCATCGGTCTCGGCGAGACCACCGACAACGTCGATACGGCGGGCGCGATCTTCCTTTCGTTCGGCGCCCAGCTTGTGGACGCCAAGGGCAATCTCACCGTCAAGACCGATGCGGTTCGTCAGGCGCTCGATTTCTACAAGAAGCTGATCGGCTTCCTGCCGCCCGACGTCGCGGCCTGGGACGACGCATCCAACAATAAATGGCTGGTCTCCGGCAGGGGTGCGATGATCATGAATCCGCCCAGCGCCTGGGCCGTCGCCAAGCGCGACGCGCCGCAGGTTGCGGAGCAATGCTGGACGCACGGATTCCCGAAAGGGCCGAAGGGGCGCTTTGCACCCTACCTGCCGTATTTCTGGAGCATCTGGAACTTCTCCAAGAACAAGGAGGCCGCGAAGAGCCTCCTCGTCGCATTGTCGAAGCCGGCATCCATCGAAAAGATGGTCAACGCCAGCGGAGGCTACGATTTGCCGGCATATGAGAAGCTCACGACGCTGAAAGTCTGGCAGGAGGAAGGTCCCCCGAAAGGGACGCTCTTCCACTATCCGAATCCCTACAAGCATCAGACGCTGTCGATCGCAGCCTCTCCCGCGCCACCGAAGATCGCCCAGCAGATCTACGCGCAGGCTACACTCACCAAGATGTGCCTGCGGTACCATCAGGGCGAAGCGATGGAAAAGACGCTCGCCTGGGCCGAAGGCGAATGCGAAGGCTTCATGCGCAGCTAAGCCGGACGGGCTCGCCGCGACAGCGTTAGGCCGCTTGCGGCGAGCCCCCCGTCTCGCTCACTTGGCGAGAGTCGAAAGCTTCGGCTCTCGAACCTTCGGTTTATCGATCGAACGCACGAGGTAATGCATCATGGCGGATGTCGCATTGCAGCCGGACACGGTTGGCACAGCGCAGCCGGCGCGGAAACGCTCTGGCCTGCAAAAGGCGCTCAAACGCAAATCCACCGCGGCGTTCCTGATGACGCTGCCGCTGATCGTTCTGATTGCGCTTCTGGTGCTTTATCCCGCCGTGTACTCGCTGCATCTGGCGACGCTCAACAAGTCGATGCAGCGATTTGTCGGCCTCGGCAATTTCGAGTTCCTGTTCAAGCGCGACACGTTCTGGCTGGTGGTCAAGCAATCCTGCATCTTCGCCATCACCGCCGTCTTGTTCAAAGCGCTGATCGGATTCATCGTCGCCCATTTCGTCCATAACATTCCGGCCAAAGGCCAGCGCAAATGGCGCGGCATGCTGCTGGTGCCCTGGGTCATCCCGCCCGCGATGAGCACGCTCGCATGGCTGTGGCTGTTCGATCCCTCTTACAGCGCGTTCAACTACACACTGTCGTTTTTCGGGATTGGGCCGATCCCGTGGACGGGCGATGCCGACTGGGCGCGCTTTTCCGTGATCTTGGTCAATGTCTGGTACGGCGCGCCGTTCTTCATGATCATGTATCTGGCTTCACTGAAATCGGTGCCCGAGCAGCTCTATGAAGCCGCGGCGATCGACGGAGCCAATTGGTGGCAGCGCATCTGGTACGTCACGCTGCCGATGATGCGCAACATCATCGCGATCACGACGCTGTTCTCGCTGATCGTGACCTTCGCCAATTTCGACATCGTGAGAATCTTGACCGCCGGTGGGCCTCTCGACCACACCCATATCTTTGCGACCTGGGCCTTCCGGATCGGCATCGAAGGAAGCGATATTCCGCTTGGCGCAAGCGTCTCCCTGTTCATGGTGCCGATCCTGGCGGTCGCAGCGATATTCATCCTGCGGGACGTCAACAAGCGCGGGAATGAAGCCTGATGAGCTCAGTCACGATAGACAAGGCCGCGCCGACGCGCAGCGTCAAGTTGGGAAGCATGAGCCGCGACCGCAAATGGGCGCTGCGATGGTCGTACTTCTTTCTGACGCTGTTTGCGATCTTCTCGCTGCTGCCGCCCATTTACATGCTGATCACCTCTCTCAAGAGCAGCGCCGAAATTTCGGCGGCGACCAATCCATGGTGGGTCTTCCACCCCACTCTCGAGAATTACGTCGGCCTGCTGACCTCGAACCAGTTCCTGCGGTTCTTCTTGAATTCCGCGCTGGTTTCGATTTTCGTGGTCACCATCACGATGTTGATCAGCGTGCCCGCGGCATTTGCCCTCGCGCGGATGCGGTTCTGGGGGTCGGCCACGCTGGCGACCGGCGTGTTCCTGACCTACCTGATTCCGGACAGCCTGTTGTTCATTCCGCTGTTCAAGGTGTTCGCACAGTTCGGCGACTGGACCGGCATCCAGCTCATCAACCGCTGGTACGTGCTGCTCTTCATCTATCCGACGCTGACGGTCCCGTTCTGCACCTGGATCATGATCGGATACTTCGCATCGATCCCCAAGGAGCTCGACGAGGCCGCGATCATCGATGGGGCGTCCTGGTTCCAAACGCTCACCCGGATCTTCATTCCGGTGGCGCTGCCGGGTCTGATCGCCGCGACCATCTTCGCCTTCACCGTGTCCTGGGCGCAATTCCTCTATCCGCTCGTGTTCACGACCTCCACGGACCAACTCGTGCTGCCGGTCGGCATCATCACGACGCTGATCAAGGGCGACGTCTTCAACTGGGGACAGATCATGACCGGCGCGCTGCTCGGCGCCGCGCCGCCGCTGATCATCTACGCCTTCCTGATGGACTACTACATTGCCGGCCTGACCGCCGGTGCGACAAAGGGTTGATGACCAGGAGCTGAAGTTCGATGGCTGACGTTGCTTTGCGGAAAGTGGTTAAGCGTTACGACGACGTCGAAGCCGTGCGCGGCATCGACCTGGATATCGCCGACCACGAGTTCATCGTGCTGGTCGGCCCCTCCGGCTGCGGCAAGTCGACGACGCTGCGGATGATCGCAGGCCTCGAGGACATCAGCGACGGCGACATCATGATCGGCGGCGACGTCGTCAACGACGTGCCGCCGAAGGACCGCGACATCGCGATGGTGTTCCAGAACTACGCGCTCTATCCGCACATGACGGTCGCCGAGAACATGTCGTTCGGGCTCCGTCTCAAGCACTACCCGAAGGCCGAGATCAAGGCGCG
The sequence above is drawn from the Bradyrhizobium amphicarpaeae genome and encodes:
- a CDS encoding carbohydrate ABC transporter permease — encoded protein: MADVALQPDTVGTAQPARKRSGLQKALKRKSTAAFLMTLPLIVLIALLVLYPAVYSLHLATLNKSMQRFVGLGNFEFLFKRDTFWLVVKQSCIFAITAVLFKALIGFIVAHFVHNIPAKGQRKWRGMLLVPWVIPPAMSTLAWLWLFDPSYSAFNYTLSFFGIGPIPWTGDADWARFSVILVNVWYGAPFFMIMYLASLKSVPEQLYEAAAIDGANWWQRIWYVTLPMMRNIIAITTLFSLIVTFANFDIVRILTAGGPLDHTHIFATWAFRIGIEGSDIPLGASVSLFMVPILAVAAIFILRDVNKRGNEA
- a CDS encoding carbohydrate ABC transporter permease; protein product: MSSVTIDKAAPTRSVKLGSMSRDRKWALRWSYFFLTLFAIFSLLPPIYMLITSLKSSAEISAATNPWWVFHPTLENYVGLLTSNQFLRFFLNSALVSIFVVTITMLISVPAAFALARMRFWGSATLATGVFLTYLIPDSLLFIPLFKVFAQFGDWTGIQLINRWYVLLFIYPTLTVPFCTWIMIGYFASIPKELDEAAIIDGASWFQTLTRIFIPVALPGLIAATIFAFTVSWAQFLYPLVFTTSTDQLVLPVGIITTLIKGDVFNWGQIMTGALLGAAPPLIIYAFLMDYYIAGLTAGATKG
- a CDS encoding Spy/CpxP family protein refolding chaperone; this encodes MINPAPSARLHLRRWLALGAVLTLLLGAAAVAHAQGLVKGVQDGAAAGNKAAGPVGGVLGGAIGGVVGVFTGVLGVGNNGNQAPAAKDGSKDAKQQGAAKEKDAKDKDAKGAKAGKGAKASKEAKNAPNQGKDNKDVTVLTQPGAPQQSAEQIVANSDSYIERIKTQLNLTAEQEKHWYGFSSAMHYLGHNGAERLNLRVARAKRDPPDDIIEQMRNEAQFLIDRAADQRNVADAAEPLFSSLDDKQKQVFIQEMVRLSHERGLD
- a CDS encoding response regulator, producing the protein MADKLSVFLVEDEALIRMMMADMVMELGHHVVAEADNVRDASAFAMTAQYDLAILDINLMGVYVDPVADLIERRGKPFLFATGYGPELLPSLLRRRPILRKPIAMDQLKAMIDAMFPGAPVQTPS
- a CDS encoding ABC transporter substrate-binding protein, which produces MSRKKLTRRQFVAATAMSSAALISAPYVRGANAAGKLSIGFWDHWVPGANKASTDLVNEWAAKEKVEVSIDYIPSQGNKNLLTIAAESQAKSGHDIFAMPTWWAHSNAEQLEDVADIMGPIVAENGEVNGTVKYLGMSGNKWLGVPACVGSQIKGPCSRIDLMKKHAGIDVQAMYPAGSEPKADDWTLETFLKAAEACHKAGVPFGIGLGETTDNVDTAGAIFLSFGAQLVDAKGNLTVKTDAVRQALDFYKKLIGFLPPDVAAWDDASNNKWLVSGRGAMIMNPPSAWAVAKRDAPQVAEQCWTHGFPKGPKGRFAPYLPYFWSIWNFSKNKEAAKSLLVALSKPASIEKMVNASGGYDLPAYEKLTTLKVWQEEGPPKGTLFHYPNPYKHQTLSIAASPAPPKIAQQIYAQATLTKMCLRYHQGEAMEKTLAWAEGECEGFMRS